One Ranitomeya variabilis isolate aRanVar5 chromosome 5, aRanVar5.hap1, whole genome shotgun sequence DNA window includes the following coding sequences:
- the LOC143773608 gene encoding uncharacterized protein LOC143773608 translates to MWDGWDNAPTRVRNAFVAKVKTRWRSMKDRFNKDLRQESRVPSGSGARIRKYKYHRVLAFLRPFLAQRTTWSTTVGPGSGAVLHPTATDLSQPSSSAAASGPSTLTGDQVFPFRSPLPLPLLFLGSSQQRQRASDRTLMPEFLHLSSVLHEAIKALGDRMDISHNLLNARIQEVTKNLDQVKADLQRPAHHFFLTKLSRACRNTLLLISS, encoded by the exons atgtgggatggctgggacaacgccccgactcgggtccgaaatgcatttg tggccaaagtcaaaacacgttggcgttcgatgaaggaccgcttcaacaaggacctgcgtcaagagagccgtgttcccagtggttcaggagcaaggatcagaaaatacaaataccatcgagttctggcatttttaagaccgttccttgcccagagaac cacatggagcacaactgttggcccaggttctggagcggtccttcatccgacagccacggacctgtcccagccatccagcagcgctgcagcaagtgggccttccacactaactggagaccaggtcttcccctttcgcagtcctcttccactgccccttttatttttgggctcttcccagcagcggcagagggcatcggacaggacactcatgcctgagtttttgcacttgagctcggttttacacgaagcaatcaaggctttgggtgaccgaatggatatttcacataacctcttgaatgcacgtatccaggaggtcaccaaaaaccttgaccaagtgaaagccgacctccagaggccagcacatcatttttttttaaccaaattgagcagggcatgtcggaacaccttactcctgatctccagctga